TGCTTCAACTGTTAGATTAAGTGGAGTGTTAGGGATCGGATTAGATATTGGAGTGTAAACTTCTACGACTGGTAAACGGGTAACACCATCAGATCCACCTACTGAATAAATATTACCATTAACCACTTCTGTTAGATGACCGTTTATGATTTGATTCATACTTGCAACTTCTGTCCAAGTATTTATTTGTGAATCATATACTTCTACACTTGAAAAACGAACACCAGCATCATCTCGCCCGCCTATAGCATAGATTTTATCATTAATTACTTCTGTTTGATGAATACCCCTTACTTGATTCATATTAGCCAATTCAGTCCAAATGTTTGTTTGTGGATCGTACACCTCTAAACTTGAAAGATATACTCCAGCATCATCTTGCCCACCTATGACATAAATTTTCCCATTAATTACTTCTGTTTGAAAATAACTTACTCTTGTAAGATTCATACTAGCCAATTCAGTCCAAATGTTTGTTTGTGGATCGTACACCTCTAAACTTGAACTTGAACCACCTATAGCATATATTTTACCATCTATGGTCTTTGTTTGATGTCTTGTTCTTGTATGATTCATACTAGTCAATTCAGTCCAAATGTTTGTTTGTGGATTGTACATCTCTACACTTGAAAGACGATTACTAGCATTATCATACCCACCTATTGCGTATATTTTACCATTCAAGACTATCGTTTGATATTTTTCTCTTGTATGATTCATACCAGCCAATTCAGTCCAAATGTTTGTTTGTGGATCGTACGCCTCTACACTTGAAAGACGATTACCAGTAATATCATCTCGTCCACCTATTGCATATATTTTACCATCTAAGACTTCTGTTTGATGATACTGTCTTCCCAATCTCATATTAGATACTTCTGTCCATGCGTTTGTTTGGGGATCAAATACCTCTACACTTGATAATATGTCATCACCTTGTCCACCTATTGCATATATTTTACCATCTAAGACCTCTATTTGATGATCTGTTCTCGCATTACTTAAGCTAGATAATTTAGTCCAAACTCCTTCTTCTGCTGCAAAAACAGGAACAGCAGATAACAACATCATCATAGCTAATACAACTAAAAATAAACCTTAAATGACTTTTTCATCTTTCTACCACCTTCTAGGTAAATTATGTAATAACCTTTGATAGAATAATATAGAATAACTGTAATGTCCATGAAATTAATGCATGATATGTATTTTATCTGTTACTCTACATAATTTTTTCTTTTATTTCCCTCACCTAGCACACTGGATGATATTTCCCCAAACAAAAAGAGCCCCATTTCAGAGACTCCTAAGCTAATATAGTTTTTTCATTTACTTCAAAGGTAAGGATATTATCATGTATGATATAGTCTTTTCTATTTAAAAATGGTCCCATGTTACCTGTTTTTTCTATGGCATATGCTACTGA
The window above is part of the Chengkuizengella sp. SCS-71B genome. Proteins encoded here:
- a CDS encoding Kelch repeat-containing protein; this translates as MMMLLSAVPVFAAEEGVWTKLSSLSNARTDHQIEVLDGKIYAIGGQGDDILSSVEVFDPQTNAWTEVSNMRLGRQYHQTEVLDGKIYAIGGRDDITGNRLSSVEAYDPQTNIWTELAGMNHTREKYQTIVLNGKIYAIGGYDNASNRLSSVEMYNPQTNIWTELTSMNHTRTRHQTKTIDGKIYAIGGSSSSLEVYDPQTNIWTELASMNLTRVSYFQTEVINGKIYVIGGQDDAGVYLSSLEVYDPQTNIWTELANMNQVRGIHQTEVINDKIYAIGGRDDAGVRFSSVEVYDSQINTWTEVASMNQIINGHLTEVVNGNIYSVGGSDGVTRLPVVEVYTPISNPIPNTPLNLTVEAGDSQVTLNWDFVEGAESYTVKRSTTSGGPYNIIAENVINTTYLDSDVVNGITYYYVVSAVNIVGESENSNEVSATPESTVVEINNRAILVIVMENGLEKEYDLTMNEVEDFINWYQSNLSVAYAIEKTGNMGPFVNRKDYIIHDNILTFEVNEYKVTQ